Sequence from the Bacillus thuringiensis genome:
TCTTACCAATAGGTGTCCTTTTTGCTTCTACAATAACCGCTCTATTCATATATCTTCTCCCGGTTTTCAATCATATTTTTTGCTGCAATACGAGCGATTTTCCCGCTGTCTGTATACGGTATTTCATCTACAAAATGCCATTCTTTCGGTATTTTAAACGAGGATAATCGTTGTAAGCAAAAACTTATTAATTGTTGCCTCGTAGCACTTCCTTTTACGATGGCCACAGGTTTTTCACCCCAATAACTATCTTTCACACCAACTACAACTATTTCATCAACAGCTGGATGTTCATGTAATACACTTTCTATTTCTTCTGGAAAAATATTAATTCCTCCAAATAAAATCATATTCTTCTCTCTACCGACAATATAAATAAAGCCTTCTTCATCTTCATAACCTACATCTCGCACTGTCATCCAGCCATCTGCAGTCAACTCTGGAACTAAAACCTTATCCAATATGTAGCCCATAAAAAACTGATCACTGTTCACATAAACAGTTCCTATCTCGCCTTTCGGTACTTCTTCTCCTGCTTCATTACATATTCGCACTTGCACATTGTGACAAGGTTTCCCTACTGAATTTGGCTTTCTTTCGCTCTCTTCGTCAACTAATGCTGTTACAAAACTTAGTTCTGATGCACCGTAAAATTCGTATTTTTTTGCAACAGGGAATATATGCTTTACTTTTCCTTTCGCTTCAGCTTCCCATTTCGCTCCTGACGAAATAATTTTCATGTCATTTTCTATTACTCTTTTTTCTTTATATAAAGATTCTAGCATTGTCGGAACTGTATACATGACCGAAATATGTTCCATTTCTAACTTGTCCAACACTTGTTTTGGAATAAACTTCCTCATAATATGCACCGTTTGCCCTACATATAATGCGCTTATTGCGCCGTATAAAAAAAGAGAATGAACGAGTGTCCCAGCTATTAAAATAGAATCTTCTTCTTTCATATGAAAATCATGTATATTGCAATCGAAACTATGAACCCACGATTGTTGTGCACGTAAAAATGCTTTTGCCTTCCCAGTCGATCCTGATGTAAATCCCATATAAAACGGAGCATTTTGTACACTTTCTACAGGATTATATGTAGGAAGATAGTTCTCTATCATTCTTTTCCACTCATCAATTTCAATTACTCTTCCTTCTTCATTCGGTAGATCATTTACCTTATATCGCTCTGTCACAATCACATCCGGATTACTAATTGCAATTCTGTCTTTGAGCTCATCCTGTTTCCACTTTATATCTAATGGTACACAAACCCATCCGGCCATAGCAGCACCAGCGAATAGTTGTAAAAACTCTATACGATTTTCTAATACAATTACTATCGTTTTATTCTTCGATTCTATTTCATTCAACCAGCTTGCTACTTTACACACTGACTCAAACCACTCTTTATATGTTAAAACTCGATCATTTTCCTTTATCGCTATTTTATTTGGTTGTAAAGAGGCATGCTTTTTATATTCTTTTGTAATCCCCATTTGAGACGTCCTTTCTTTACAAAATAATAAAAAGAAACACGTAATGAACGTGTTTCTTCTCTTTCTTATCCCGCATTTGTATATTTCCCACTCTTTAGAGCAGGTGTAATAATATGTTTCAATGAACGATGTAATTTCGTTATAAGAATTGCTGCTATAATCGCTTTTATGCAATCACCTGGTAAAAATGCGATACTTACTTTCATGGTCTGCCATATAGAAATATCCATTACGAAAGCTTGTACAGTAATACCAAATACATAAACTACGAAAATACCACCAATTAAATTAATGCATAATACTTTTATAATAGAAACTTCACGTAAACGCTCAATTAAATAACCAATGACAAACGCTCCAACAATATAACCAAGTAAATATCCTGCACTTGGCCCAACAAATACACCAAAGCCACCGCGTCCACCAGCAAGTAATGGTGCTCCAACTCCTACAATAAGTAAGAAAATAAGCTGACTTATTGCACCAAGACGTGATCCTAACAATCCACCAGCAAGCATAACACCAAGTGATTGTAATGTAATTGGAACTGGTGTAATAGAAAGAGCAATTGGAGGAATTAACCCTAACACTCCCATAATAGAACTAAATAAAGCGACGAAAACTAAGTTTTTTGTATTCATATTTGCTTCTCCCATTTGTAAACTTAAAATGTTTTTTAGATAACATATTACAGGAGTTATATTATCTTTCCGCCTATCATTTTGTCAACCTGTTTTTTAAATCAGTTTACAAATATAAATTCAATTATTTCTCTTTATGCAAATGCTCAAGTTCTTTCCGAAGCGCCTGTTTTAAAAACTTCCCAACAGATGTTTTCGGTATTTCTTCCATAAATACAATATCGTCTGGTAACCACCACTTCGCAAACTGTGGTTTTAAAAACTCATATATCTCTTCTTTCGTTACTGTACTATTCTTCTTTTGAACGACGCAAGCAACTGGGCGCTCTTGCCACTGCGGATGAGGAACGGCCACGACAGCCGCTTCAAATATAGCATCATGTGCCATTAAAGCATTTTCAAGGTCAACTGAAGAAATCCACTCTCCTCCGCTTTTAATCACATCTTTCGTACGGTCAACAATCTTTACGCAACCTTCCTCATCCACTGTTACAACATCTCCTGTATATAACCACCCATCTCGAAACCCTTCGACAGTACGTTCATCGTTATAATAACTTTCAGCGATCCACGGCGCTCGTAAACATAGTTCTCCCATCTCCGTACCATCCCACTTCACTTCACCATTTGTACCGACTACTTTCATCTCTACACCAGGGACAAGATACCCTTGCTTTGATCTAATTTCTAATTGCTCTTCATACGATAATTCTGTTTCATAACTTTTTAAACGTGCAAGTGTTACGAGTGGGCTTGTTTCGGTCATACCATATGCATGGATGAAAGGAACATTGTGTTTCTGTTCAAATGCTTTAATAACACTTTTCGGTGCGGCTGCACCACCACATAGTATTCTCGTCATACTAGATAAATCATAACTATTATTTTCTAACTCTTGTAATACACCGAGCCAAATTGTCGGCACACCGGCAGCTAACGTCACTTTTTCAGATTGGATCATTTCTAATAAAATTTTCGGCGTAAACATCGGTCCTGGAAGAACTTGTTTTGATCCAAACCAAGTAGCAGCGAAAGGAAGTCCCCAAGCATTCACATGGAACATCGGTACAATTGCCATCGCCGCATCACTTTCCGATAAAGCAGCTGTATCCGCTAAACCGAGTGCCATGCAATGCAGCACAGTACTACGATGCGTATATACAACACCTTTTGGATTTCCTGTAGTCGCTGACGTATAACACATACCAGCAGGTGTATTTTCATCAATATCTTTTACAAATTGGAAATTTGGATCGCCTTCTTCTAATAGCTTTTCATAATGATATACAGGTTCTAGCGTAGTATTTGGAAGTTCATCTTTATCAGTCATAATAATGTAAGCTTGTACAGTTGATAATTCAGATTGAATTTTTTCAACGAGCGGTACGAGATCTTCATCAATAAGTAGAATTCGATCTTCTGCGTGCTGAATAATGTATGAAATATGTTGAGGAGATAAACGAATATTAATTGTGTGTAAAACGGAAGCAATACCAGGAATAGCAAAATATGCTTCCACATGTCGATGATGATTCCACGCTAACGTTCCTATACGCTCGCCTTCTTTAATTCCTAATTTTTTTAACGCACTGGAAAGCCTTCTCGTCCTTTCACCTAACTGCTTATACGTTAACGTCGTAATTGTATCATGTGTCCGTGAAACAATTTCTTTCTTTGAAAACAGTTTTTCTGCTCTTTCCATCATAGAACTAATTGTTAGCGGTATATTCATCATCATATTGGTTATATCCCCCTTTAAAGCGTTTTCATTTTCGTTTATTATAACAGACTTCTACAAATAATCACGACATTTTTCTGTATTTTCTGAATTATTCCTTTGGAAATAATTCAGAAAATACTAAGAGAAAACACATTAAAACTCCTTCTTACGATATATAAATACCGAAATAACAAAAGAAAAGATATATATGAT
This genomic interval carries:
- a CDS encoding biotin transporter BioY; this encodes MNTKNLVFVALFSSIMGVLGLIPPIALSITPVPITLQSLGVMLAGGLLGSRLGAISQLIFLLIVGVGAPLLAGGRGGFGVFVGPSAGYLLGYIVGAFVIGYLIERLREVSIIKVLCINLIGGIFVVYVFGITVQAFVMDISIWQTMKVSIAFLPGDCIKAIIAAILITKLHRSLKHIITPALKSGKYTNAG
- a CDS encoding long-chain fatty acid--CoA ligase, with the protein product MMMNIPLTISSMMERAEKLFSKKEIVSRTHDTITTLTYKQLGERTRRLSSALKKLGIKEGERIGTLAWNHHRHVEAYFAIPGIASVLHTINIRLSPQHISYIIQHAEDRILLIDEDLVPLVEKIQSELSTVQAYIIMTDKDELPNTTLEPVYHYEKLLEEGDPNFQFVKDIDENTPAGMCYTSATTGNPKGVVYTHRSTVLHCMALGLADTAALSESDAAMAIVPMFHVNAWGLPFAATWFGSKQVLPGPMFTPKILLEMIQSEKVTLAAGVPTIWLGVLQELENNSYDLSSMTRILCGGAAAPKSVIKAFEQKHNVPFIHAYGMTETSPLVTLARLKSYETELSYEEQLEIRSKQGYLVPGVEMKVVGTNGEVKWDGTEMGELCLRAPWIAESYYNDERTVEGFRDGWLYTGDVVTVDEEGCVKIVDRTKDVIKSGGEWISSVDLENALMAHDAIFEAAVVAVPHPQWQERPVACVVQKKNSTVTKEEIYEFLKPQFAKWWLPDDIVFMEEIPKTSVGKFLKQALRKELEHLHKEK
- a CDS encoding acyl-CoA synthetase translates to MGITKEYKKHASLQPNKIAIKENDRVLTYKEWFESVCKVASWLNEIESKNKTIVIVLENRIEFLQLFAGAAMAGWVCVPLDIKWKQDELKDRIAISNPDVIVTERYKVNDLPNEEGRVIEIDEWKRMIENYLPTYNPVESVQNAPFYMGFTSGSTGKAKAFLRAQQSWVHSFDCNIHDFHMKEEDSILIAGTLVHSLFLYGAISALYVGQTVHIMRKFIPKQVLDKLEMEHISVMYTVPTMLESLYKEKRVIENDMKIISSGAKWEAEAKGKVKHIFPVAKKYEFYGASELSFVTALVDEESERKPNSVGKPCHNVQVRICNEAGEEVPKGEIGTVYVNSDQFFMGYILDKVLVPELTADGWMTVRDVGYEDEEGFIYIVGREKNMILFGGINIFPEEIESVLHEHPAVDEIVVVGVKDSYWGEKPVAIVKGSATRQQLISFCLQRLSSFKIPKEWHFVDEIPYTDSGKIARIAAKNMIENREKIYE